Part of the Cupriavidus basilensis genome is shown below.
TCGAGGGCGGCACCTGGATGACCTTGTCGTTGCCCAGCACGCTGGCCACGGCCTGCCGTGCGATGGCGGTTTCTTCCACGGTATTGCAGATCGCGGGCGCCAGGCGCTCATAGGCGATGTCCACCGCCACGCCGCACGAGGCGGCCTGGTGCGTCACCACCTCGCGGATGCGGGTCTCCAGCAGGTCTCGCACCTCCGCCACGGTGGCGCGTACGCTCAGCTTCAGCGTTGCGGTCTCCGGGATGATGTTGTAGGTGCTGCCGGCCTGCATCTCGCCCACGCTGATCACCGCGGCGTCGACCGGCGCCACGTTGCGCGCCACGATGCCTTGCAGCGCCACCACGGTCGAGGCGAGGGCCAGCGTGGGGTCGGTGGCGCGGTGGGGCATGGCGCCATGGCCACCCTTGCCGCGGAACGTGATCGTGGCGCGGTCCGAGGAGCCGCCCATCGGGCCGCTTTGCACGACCGCCATGCCCACTGGCAGGCCGGGCGCATTGTGAAAGGCGTAGATCGCATCGCAGGGGAAACGCTCGAACAAGCCGTCGTTCATCATGGCCAGCGCGCCGGTCATGCCTTCCTCGTCGGGCTGGAAGATCAGGTTGAGGGTGCCGTCGAAGTGGCGCGTGGCGGCCAGGTACTCGGCTGCGGCCAGCAGCGTGGCGGTGTGGCCGTCATGGCCGCAGGCGTGCATGCGGCCTGCTACCTGGCTGGCATAGGGCAGGCCGGTGCGCTCCTGCAGCGGCAGCGCGTCCATGTCGGCGCGGATGCCGATGGTGCGCGCGCCGTTGCCCACCTTCAGTTGCGCCACCAGCCCGTGGCCGCCCAGGGTGTGCACGCTATAGCCCCACTCGCGCAGCAGCGCGGCGGCCATTTCGGCGGTGCGTGGCACGTCGGCGCCCAGCTCCGGGTGGGCGTGGATGCGGTGGCGCACTTCGGCGAAGCGCTTGGCGGATTCGGTCAGTGCCGGCGGGATGTTTCCGGGGTGATTTGTCATGGCTGCAGGGTGTGTGTCGTGATTTCGGATGGGATGGGTTTTTGCGCCACGGGTCAGTCGCGGCCAGGGTGGCTGGGGAACAGCGCCAGCGCGCTCAGGCTGATGCAGGAGGCCGTGATCAGGTATCCGGCGGGCGCCATGTTGCTGCCCGTGGCGCTGATCAGCCAGGTCACGATCAGCGGGGCGAAGCCGCCGAACACGGTCACGCCAAAGCTGTACATCACCGACATGCCGGTGGCGCGTTGGTGGCGCGGCAGCGCTTCCATCATCAGGGCGGCACCCGCGCCGCTGCCGACCGAGCCCAGGGTCACGGCGGCGCCGATCAGCGCCATGGTGAGCGGCAGGCTGGGGCCTGCGGACAGCAGCGTGAAGTTGGGGTAGACCAGCGCCAGCGAAGTCAGCCCGCCGGCAAACAGCAGGGGCTTGCGGCTCGGCAGCCGGTCGGCCAGCAGGCCGAACAAGGGCGCCATCACCAGCATGGCAGCGCCTGCCGTGCATGCCGCCAGGAAGGCGGTGACAGGTGGCATGTGCAGGGCGCTCACCAGGTAAGTGGGCATGTAGAACACCATGATGTACATGGATGACGTGCTGCCGGTCATCAGCAGCATGCCCAGTAGCAGTGTGCGGCCATGTTCGCGGAACACCGTGCCGACGCCGCCATGCGCGCTGCCGCCTTCGTGGGTTTCTTGCAGGTGCCGGCGGATATACATGCCCACCGGCGCAATCAGCAGGCCAAGCATGAACGGCAGGCGCCAGCCCCACTCAAGCATGGCGTCGGGGCTGAGCAAGGCCGATGCCGCGGCACCCGTCAGCGCGCCCAGCAGCGCGGCACCGCCTTGCGTGGCGGCTTGCCAGCTGACCAGGAAACAGCGGTTGCGCTTGCTGGCGGACTCAAGCAGCAAGGCCGATGCGGCGCCGATTTCCCCGCCAGCCGACAAGCCTTGCAGCAGCCGGCCGATGACCACCAGCACGGTGGCGGCCACGCCGATGCTGGCATGGGTGGGGGTGAAGGCGATCAGCGCGGTGCCCGCTGTCATCAGCACGATGGTGAGCGTGAGCGCCGCCTTGCGGCCGCGCTGGTCGGCCAGGTTGCCGATCAGCACGGCGCCCAGGGGGGCGCATCACGAAGCCGACGCCAAAGGTGGCGAAAGACAGCAGCAACGATGCCAGCGGGCTGCTGGACGGAAAGAACAGTTTGCCGATGGTGGCGGCAAAGAAGCTGTAGACCGTGAAGTCGTACATTTCCAGCCCGTTGCCGATGGCGGCGGCAACGATGGCGCGGCGCGAGTGCGGGCGGGCGGCCGTGGCGCCAGTGGCGTGACTGGCGGGTGCGGCGCCGGCCGGATGGCCTGGCGCGGTGTGGGCAGCGGTCATGCGGTCCTCCTCGGGTGGGGTAGACGGGCAATGGGTGCGGCGTGGCCCCGTTGCTCTCGGTGTGGGGGCATGTTAGGGGCCGAGCGAGGGATAAGCACTTCGCTTTTTTTCATGGGTATGCGCATTGGGAATCAGAGCCCGGCCGCAGGGCGCGGCGCCGCCGGCCACCACGACCGGGCCGCTCCCTGTCGGCACATAGGGCGCGGCAAGGTACCCGGTGCTGCTGACGTGCCCGGCCCGCACGCCACGGGGGCTTGCCGCGTGTGCTCCTGCCATTGCCGCTGGCTTCCAATCCCGTCGCCTCGCTCGCCTGGCATGGCACACCAGAATCGGCGTGATGCGCTATCTTCGCGGCGGCGCGCGCAGTGGGGCAACTCGCTTGCCTTTATTGCCCTTCGATTTGGCTGTGGTGCGTAACTTATTGATTGTTATTGGTTTTTTGCGGACGGCGGATGGCCTCATGCTGCGCCCGCGCAGTGTTGGGGCATGGCGTGGCCAGCATGCGCGCTGCCGGCGCATGCCGTTCGGTCAGGGGGCGGCGGTGCTGCGCGGTGGCGGGTAGTGATCCGCCAGCGCCTGCAGCACGGCGTCGTGCAAGCGCGCTGCCGCCCACGTCAGCACATGCCGGTCGCGCGAGACCAGCGAGATGATGCGGTCGGGCACGGGCTCGGCGACTTCGATGAAATCCATCCGCTCGGTGATGTATTTGCTGCCAAGCGACTCGCTGGAAAGCAGGATCAGGGTGTCAACCTGCCAGCACAGGTCCAGCGCCAAGCCCATCGATGTGCATTCGACCACCCGGGCCGGCACAGCCAGGCCGTTAGCCGCGAACAACTGATGAAAAGGCGAGCTGGCATCGGACAGCGGGTCCAGCGCGAGCCAGTCCGCCTGCTGCAGCACGCGCACCGAGCGTGCCGCGCGCAGCGCATGCCCGCGCCGGGCACCGATCACGGTTGGCAGCCGGCACACCTGGGTGCAGTCCAGCCCGCGATCCAGCGGCAGCAACTGCGAGGTCACCGCGAAATCCATGGTGCCCTCGCGCAGGTGCTCCAGCAACTGCGCCGGACGCATTTCCAGCACCCGCAGCCGGGCGTTCGGAAACTCGCGGCGGAAGGTGCCCAGGCAGGCCGCCATCGGCCGCATCAGCGCCGTGACCGGCGTCACCCCCACGGTGATCTCGCTTTGCACCGTGCCTTTCATGTCTTCCAGGTCTTCGCGCGCGCGCCGCACATTCTCGCTGATCAGCCGCGCGTGCGAGACCAGCCGCTGCCCGTAGGGCGTGAGCTGCACGCCCTTGCTCGAGCGCACAAACAAGGTAGCGCCCACGCTGCTCTCCAGCTCCTTGATCGCCTTGCTCAGCGCGGGCTGCGTCAGGTGAAGGATGCGCGAGGCTTCCTGGATGCTGCCGGTTTCGGCAACGGCGGCCAGGGCGCGCAGCTGGTTGAGCTTCATGTGGTGGCCTGCTGGATGGTGGGCGGACATGTTAATGGCAAAGCGGGCGGCGCGAAAGAATGGCAGCCTGGCGTTGTGATCGGCGTGCGAGGTGGCCTCGAGGTGGCTTTCAACCGGGCGCCGGAACCGTTGGCATGCTCTTTGCGCGGGGAACTGCATCCGGCTTGCGCTAGAATGGCAAGTCTAGCCACTGCAAGCAATGATGATGCGCTGCCATCCCGGCGTGCCTGATTCATCTTGCGTTAGCGCGTGCGCACCGATATTGTGCATCGGTGCACCGCCGACGAAGCTGCGCCGCAGTAGCCATCTTTTTCTCGCAGCGCTTCGTCTGCCTTACTCTCAATATCCCATGCAGCTTGACGACACCAACCCGCAAAACTCCTTCCTGAACACCACGCGCAAAGAGCGCAAGCGTGTGCAGGTGTACCTGGTCAGCGGCATCCGGCTCGTCGGCTCCATCGAGTCCTTCGACGCGTTCGTGGTGATGCTGAGCACGCCCGGCGGCATGCAGACCATCTACAAGCGCGCCATCTCGACGATCCAGCTCGATACCGGCACGCGTCCTCCCGGCGGCGGTGGCGGCGCACGTCCGCCCGGCGCAGGCCCGCGCACGCCGGGCTCGGGCCCTCGTCCGCCGCGTGTGTCTTCGGAAGGCAATGCCCAGGCACCCCTGGTGGTCACGCGCAAGCGCCGCGCCATGGCGCCAGGCGGTTCAGGCGAGTAATGCTGGCCGTCCTGGCCGGGCGGGGCGGCCTGCTACGTTCCGCCTGACCCGTTCATTGCCGGAACCGTTGTGTGCGAATCCGGCGGGCGTGCCTTGCTTGCCAGTGGTGCTGGAATCGTGTCCATCGTGCCCCGGCCAGGAGGCCGGGGCCTTGCGAAATGCGGTGAGGCCGCGTCGCGTCAGTTGCCGTCAGTTGCCGATGCCGAGCAGCTCGACTTCAAAGTTCAGCGTGGCGTTCGGCGGGATCGTGCCGGGCACGCCGCGCGCGCCATAGGCGGTTGGGCCCGGGCACACCAGCTTGGCCTTGCCGCCGACCTGCATCTTCTGCACGCCTTCCGTCCAGCAGGGAATGACGCGGTTCAGCGGGAACGAGATCGGCTGGCCGCGCTTGTAGGAGCTGTCGAACTCGGTACCGTCGGTGAGCGTGCCGCGGTAATGCACCTTGACCACATCGGAGGCCTTCGGCGTGGCGCCGGTGCCCTTGACAAGCGTCTGGATGGACATGCCGGACGGCAGGGTTTCCGCGGCCGGGGCGGCAGCGTGGGCGATGGACGCCATGCCCAGGGCGGCAACTAGCAGTGCAATCTTCTTCATGTGTGTGCTGGCAGAGTGGAGGGGGAAAGTCGGCCGGTCGCGCCGGCGGGAAAACCAGCATCTTAAACCGGGAATGGAATCCCTCCGGGAATGTCTGCCGCCGTCGACGTGGCCGCCAGTCCTGCCAAGCCACTCAAGGGCAAGGCGCCACGGCATCAAGGCATCAAGGCATCAAGGCATCAAGGCATGACGGGCGGACTGTAAGGCAGCGTCGCAGCAAAGGCCCACAGCATGAACAGCACAAGCGGCGCGTGGACCAGCAACTGGGTGAAAGTAAAACCGACCACGTCCTTGGCCCGGATCCCCAGCACGCCCAGCAGCGGCAGCATCCAGAACGGGTTGATCAGGTTGGGCAGCGCCTCCGCGGCGTTGTACACCTGCACCGCCCAGCCCAGGTGGACTTGCAGTTCATTGGCAGCCTGCATCACGTAAGGTGCCTCGATGACCCATTTGCCGCCGCCCGATGGCACGAAGAAGCCCAGCACGGCGGAATAGACGCCCATCACCGCGGAGAACGAATCCTTGGTGGCGACCGAGACGAAAGCCGATGCCAGGTGGTGCGACAACGTCGTGCCATCCATGCCGGCTGCCTTGGTGAGGATGAACGCAATGCCGCCGTAGAGCGGAAACTGGATCAGCACCCCGGCGGTGGATGGCACGGACCTGGCCACGGCGCGCAGGAAGCGCTTGGGACGCCAGTTCAGCAGCATGCCCAGCATCAGGAACAGGAAGTTGTAAGTGTTGAGGTTGGAGATCGCGAGGATCGGGTCCTTGGTGGTGAATTCATGCACCAGCCAACCGGCGCCGAGGGCCACGATCAGCAGGGTCAGCAAGGGGCTGTATTCCAGCCATTCGCCGGGG
Proteins encoded:
- a CDS encoding MFS transporter, encoding MLIGNLADQRGRKAALTLTIVLMTAGTALIAFTPTHASIGVAATVLVVIGRLLQGLSAGGEIGAASALLLESASKRNRCFLVSWQAATQGGAALLGALTGAAASALLSPDAMLEWGWRLPFMLGLLIAPVGMYIRRHLQETHEGGSAHGGVGTVFREHGRTLLLGMLLMTGSTSSMYIMVFYMPTYLVSALHMPPVTAFLAACTAGAAMLVMAPLFGLLADRLPSRKPLLFAGGLTSLALVYPNFTLLSAGPSLPLTMALIGAAVTLGSVGSGAGAALMMEALPRHQRATGMSVMYSFGVTVFGGFAPLIVTWLISATGSNMAPAGYLITASCISLSALALFPSHPGRD
- a CDS encoding FKBP-type peptidyl-prolyl cis-trans isomerase, translated to MKKIALLVAALGMASIAHAAAPAAETLPSGMSIQTLVKGTGATPKASDVVKVHYRGTLTDGTEFDSSYKRGQPISFPLNRVIPCWTEGVQKMQVGGKAKLVCPGPTAYGARGVPGTIPPNATLNFEVELLGIGN
- a CDS encoding M20 aminoacylase family protein translates to MTNHPGNIPPALTESAKRFAEVRHRIHAHPELGADVPRTAEMAAALLREWGYSVHTLGGHGLVAQLKVGNGARTIGIRADMDALPLQERTGLPYASQVAGRMHACGHDGHTATLLAAAEYLAATRHFDGTLNLIFQPDEEGMTGALAMMNDGLFERFPCDAIYAFHNAPGLPVGMAVVQSGPMGGSSDRATITFRGKGGHGAMPHRATDPTLALASTVVALQGIVARNVAPVDAAVISVGEMQAGSTYNIIPETATLKLSVRATVAEVRDLLETRIREVVTHQAASCGVAVDIAYERLAPAICNTVEETAIARQAVASVLGNDKVIQVPPSMQMGSEDFAWMLERMPGCYFALGNGTGEWVGCSVHNDGYDFNDQLIPLGAACWVALAEGYLRA
- a CDS encoding LysR family transcriptional regulator, producing the protein MKLNQLRALAAVAETGSIQEASRILHLTQPALSKAIKELESSVGATLFVRSSKGVQLTPYGQRLVSHARLISENVRRAREDLEDMKGTVQSEITVGVTPVTALMRPMAACLGTFRREFPNARLRVLEMRPAQLLEHLREGTMDFAVTSQLLPLDRGLDCTQVCRLPTVIGARRGHALRAARSVRVLQQADWLALDPLSDASSPFHQLFAANGLAVPARVVECTSMGLALDLCWQVDTLILLSSESLGSKYITERMDFIEVAEPVPDRIISLVSRDRHVLTWAAARLHDAVLQALADHYPPPRSTAAP
- the hfq gene encoding RNA chaperone Hfq, which gives rise to MQLDDTNPQNSFLNTTRKERKRVQVYLVSGIRLVGSIESFDAFVVMLSTPGGMQTIYKRAISTIQLDTGTRPPGGGGGARPPGAGPRTPGSGPRPPRVSSEGNAQAPLVVTRKRRAMAPGGSGE